TTGACGCTACTCGCTTTGTTCCCCTTATCAATCAATGCGTACAATACCGGGAGGTTATGAAGGAAAAGGTGGCTGCGGCCGGTGGCCAGGTAAGCTTTGCCGACCCCTCTGCCAGCTTCCAGCCAGCAGCAGACTTGGACGGTTTGGTAAAACAGGGTGAGGAAGTGGGTCTGGTCAATGACCATGATGCCCCTGCTGATATCCAATCCTTACAGCAAATTTTAGTTTACGGCATCAAGGGTATTTCTGCCTATGCTGATCATGCCCGTATTTTAGGGCAAGAGGATGATGTTGTTTATGCCTTTATCTATGAAGGCTTGGCCGCCCTCACTAACAAGGATTTAGGCCTCAATGATTGGGTTGGATTAGTGCTCAAGTGCGGAGAAATTAACCTGCGCGCTATGGAACTGTTGGATGCAGCCAATACCGGCAAATTTGGCCACCCTGTACCAACTGAGGTTCCGCTGGGCCATAAAGCAGGTAAGTGTATTTTGATTTCCGGCCATGACCTGCAAGATTTAGCTAACCTATTGGAACAGACCGAGGGCAAGGGAATTTATGTCTACACCCATGGCGAAATGTTACCCACCCACGGCTATCCCGAATTGAAGAAATACAAGCATTTTTACGGGCATTATGGTACCGCCTGGCAGAACCAAAAGAAAGAGTTTGCTGCCTTCCCCGGCGCCATTCTGATGACTACCAACTGCATTCAAGATCCCCAGGCTTATATGGATAATATTTTCACCACCGGTATGGTTGGTTGGCCTGGTGTACAGCATGTGCAAAACGGCGATTTCGGTCCGGTTATCGAACGTGCTCTGGCTATGCCAGGTTTTGCAGAAGATGAAGATAAAGGCAGCGTGATGGTAGGTTTTGCCCGCAACACCGTGATGAGTGTAGCTGGTAAAGTAATTGAAGCAGTTGAAAATGGTGACATTAAGCACTTCTTCCTGGTGGGCGGTTGCGATGGTGCCAAGGTTGGACGTAGCTACTACAGCGAATTTGTGGAAAAGGCTCCCCAAGATACCGTTATCCTAACCCTGGCCTGTGGTAAATTCCGCTTCTTTGATAAGAAATTAGGTGATATCGGCGGCATTCCCCGTCTCTTAGATGTCGGTCAGTGTAACGATGCTTATTCCGCCATTCAAATTGCTGTGGCGCTGGCCGATGCCTTTGAATGCGGTGTAAATGACCTGCCCCTGTCCCTGATATTATCCTGGTACGAGCAAAAGGCTGTAGCTATCTTACTTACCCTGCTCTACCTGGGCATCAAGGATATTCGTTTGGGACCCAGCCTGCCGGCCTTCATCACACCAAACGTGCTGGATGTACTGGTGAAAAACTTTAATATTAAACCCATTACCACTCCGGATGAAGATCTGGCTGCTATTCTGAACAAATAAGATAAACCTCAAAGTATATCAAGGGAAGTGTCGCATGACTTCGGTTTTGCGATACTTCCCTTTTTTACCTGAAAACTAGCTGTAAGCAGGTAGACTGACTGTCCCATAAGGAAAGTGAAGAGTATGGATGCGTTCATTGACAAGAGCAAAGGCTCAGAGTATGATTAAAGCTAAGGATTACAGATGTAGTTTAAGAGGTGTAACATGAGACCATTGCCGAAAATATCCGATGCTGAGTGGCAGGTTATGAAAGTCATTTGGGCTGAGTCACCTGCTACAGCCAATGATGTAATAAAAAAACTGGACGGTGTTATGCCCTGGAATGACAAAACCATTAAGACCCTGTTAGGCAGGCTGGTTAAGAAAGGAGCAATTTCTTACCAAAAGGAGGGGAGGACTCATGTTTATTTTCCCCTTGTTTCTGAAGAGGAGTGCATTAAGGAGGAAAATCGCTCCTTCCTGAAAAGAGTCTATGACGGAGCCCTTAGTGTCATGTTTGTTAATTTTCTTGAACAGCACAAACTATCGCCCAAAGAAATTGAAGAGTTAAAAGAAATTCTGGATAAAAAACAGCAGTAAAGGGGTATTAATCATGGAAAATTTCAATTTTATCCCTTGGCTGCTGAAAACATCCTTTGCGGGAAGTTTACTGGTTGGGTTAATTTTACTCATCAGGTTTATTTTTAGGAATGAATTAGCTCATATAAAGAGAAAGGATCTTTGGCTCAATTGGCTGCTGTATATGCTGCGTGTTTAGTTCCATCCCATTTTTTGTGGGAATTATCTCTCTGTATCACGCCACTTTGTAAGGCGATAAGAGAGTTCATTATTTTAAAGGACGACATGGGGGAGAACCTTTTTTGGGAATTCATTTCATTATAGATATCCAACTGACCAGATTGAATATCCTTGACCACCAAGGTACCAGTTAAACCATTGAATGAGTTGCTTAGGTCTACAATATTTTTAACAGTATTGCCCGGTGGGGCTGTGGGGTTACTTTCTGCAATAGGTTTGCACCCTACTACTAGGGTAAGTGCAAGTAATAGAAACAGCAGCTTAGTTGCTTTCAATGGCTTATCCTCCTCACAGATAGTTTCTTGCACAATGGCTCTCAGAGTTAACTAAAAAACACCTCCTTTTAGGATTACAATTGTAATTCATGTTTGTCAACGGATAGTTAGTTATAAAGTTTAGCGGGGTTCCACAGAAGTCCCTATTTTGCCAGCGGGAAAGAAGGGATATAATTACAAATTGTCGAACAAACCACAAAAAGATATTTTGAGGGGTTAACGGCATGGCCAAAGTAATATTTGATGAAAATAATACAATCTTTGCCTTAGACATTGGCACTAGGACTGTGATTGGGGTTGTGGCGACCTTTGTGGATGGCAATATTAAGGTACTGGCCCAGTCTATGGTGGAACATCAGAGTAGGGCTATGCTTAGTGGTCAAATACACGATATACCTAAGGTTGCCCAGGCAGTGCAAAAGGTGAAAGAGCAGTTAGAAAAAAAACTAAAGGTAAAACTGCACAAGGTAGCCATAGCTGCCGCGGGCCGTTCATTAAAAACCATTCGTTGCCGGGTTGATCAAGAGACAACAGGTGAACTGGAAATTGACCAGATGCAAATTAATGCCCTGGAACTATTGGGTGTGCAACGGGCCCAGGACTCCCTGGAACAGGATGCAAGCCAGGTGGGCAAGGAAAAATACTATTGCGTGGGGCACAGCGTTATTGGTTATTATTTAGATGATTTTCCCATCAACAATCTAGAAGGACACCGGGGTAAGAAGATAGGTGCCGAGGTCCTGGCTACCTTTTTGCCCGTTTCAGTGATTAACAGCTTACATGCGGTGTTAGCAAGGGTTGGCCTGGAGCAGCTCTACTTAACCCTGGAGCCTATAGCGGCCTGTGAAGTAGTGATCCCTGAACAACTGCGCTTGCTTAATTTAGCTTTGGTGGATGTGGGGGCAGGCACTTCAGATATTGCCATTGCCAAAGATGGTACCATTACGGCCTACGGTATGGTGCCACTGGCAGGGGACGGTATCACTGAATTAATTGTTGAAGGTTTAATGGTTGATTTTCTGACTGCCGAGTCAATTAAGCGCCAGTTGTATCTGGGTAAGGATATTCACTTCCAAGATGTTCTTGGTGTGTCAATGACGGTCTCCTGTGAACAAGTTTTGCAGTTGGTGGAACCGGCCTTGGAAAAACTAGCCCAGGAAATTACCCAAAATATACTGGAATTAAACGGCCAGATACCGCCTAAATCTGTCATGTGTGTGGGAGGTGGCTCCCAAATCCCCACCCTGGTGGAGAGGATTGCGAGGAAGCTGAACCTGGTACAACAGAGGGTAGTGATTAGAAACCGTTCTAACATTAATTGCCTAATACAAGACAAGAAAAAAGCACTTTCAGGGCCGGATGGAGTTACCGTTATTGGTATTGCCACCTTAGCTTATAAAAAACTGGGACAAAATTTTGTCACTGTATCGGTTAATGGACAGTGCTTTACCCTGTTTAATAGGAATAGGTTAAATGTACTCCAGGCCTTAGGTATGCTGGAATTCAATCCGCGGGAACTCCTCGGGCAAAATGGCAAGGACTTACATTTTACCCTCAATGGCAAGCCCAAAACAATTTTTGGGGAATTAGCTAAACCAGCAAAGATCACAGTTAATGGACACCCGGCTAACTTACAAACTCTCATTAAAGACGGAGATGTTATTTTAGTGGAGAAGGCAGTAAATGGTAGAGATGCTGCTGCCTTGGTGGAAGATATTTTGGCTGAAATGATGGAACAAAGAAAGGGTCAAGGTATGCCAATCCTTACCTTAAATGGGGAAGTGGTTGCGGCAAAGACTCCCATATCACCTGGGGATAGCTTGGAAATTGTCTGGTGGGAGCGGGCAGAAGTAGCTGCAGCCAAAGAGGATATTACCGAAGAAAAACAGGAATCCCCTCAAGGTATACCGCTGGAGGTAACCGTTAACGGTATAAATATTAAAATGGAAGGTAAAAGGGAATATATTTTAATTGATATCTTTAATTATTATGATCTGGATATAACCTCTTTTAGCGGTCAGGTAAAAATTAAACGGAACGGCAATGATGCCGAGTATACCGAAGTATTGCAAAATGGTGATAACATAGAAATATCTTTTTAAAAGGACCTTGAGTGGGGGAGAAGGATATGTCGGGTAAAATTATTGTGGATGCAGATGCCTGTCCCAAAACAGTGCTGGCTATTGCCCAAAGTATAGGCAGTGAATTTGGCTGGGAGCTTTGGACGGTGGCCAGTTTCAACCATAACATCCAATCCCCCCACCATATCACAGTTGGCAACTCCTCCCAGGAAGCAGATATGCAAATTATCAATATCACTGGCAAAGGTGATATTGTGGTAACTCAGGATTGGGGTTTAGCTGCCATGGTTTTGGCCAAGGGTGCCGGGGCCATTTCACCTGGGGGAAAAATTTTTCGCCAAGAAACAATAGACTTTCTGTTGGAGGAAAGGGAAATAAAGGCTAAGTACAGAAGGGGTGGCGGCAGAACTAAAGGACCTCGTAAAAGAACACCCCAGGACGATGAGGTTTTTGCCAGCCAGCTCAGAAAATTAATCAATGAATATTTGTCACAAAGCTAATATGGTTAGAAAACACAGAAAAGCTTGGTTATCGTCTAATGGCTTAGAGCTTTATCGTAGACGACAACCAAGTTTTTCTAACGTTTTATAATGGTTTTTGTCATCAAATTATGTTAACATAATTCTGATACTGTATTTTCTAATTAGTTTGTATTTATGCAATTTTTAGAGACACTATAGCAGGAAAGTCAGAAATTTTTGTCGAAGATATCATGTATAATGTCGAAGGGTATAGCCTCTCCAGGCAGGTCATACCAGCATACCATAATACAAATATTAATTCATCATGGGGGGATTTCTTAATGTCAAAGGCACAAGCAATTGAAGCATTGATCAAAGCAATTGGCAAAGAAAATGTTGTCACAGAACACGAAGAATTGGTTTGCTATTCATTTGACGCAACCGCTGATATGCCTAGCCAGTTGCCGGATGTTGTGGTGACACCTACCTGTACTAATGATGTGGTGGAAATTTTAAAAGTTGCTAATCAATACAAAATCCCCATTTACCCTAGAGGCTCTGGTACCAATCTATGTGGCGATACCATTCCTTTGCAGGGGGGTATAGTATTAAGAACACAAAAAATGAACAAAATCCTGGAGGTAGATGCAGATAATTTGGTGGCAGTGGTTCAGCCCGGTGTGGTGATAAATGACCTAAATATTGCTGTGGCTCCCTACGGTTTAATTTATCCCCCAGACCCTGGTACTGTACTCACTGCCACTATGGGCGGCAGTGTTTCTGAATGCTCCGGCGGACTCAGGGGACTAAAATATGGTGTCACTAAAAATTATGTGATGGGTTTGGAAGTTGTCATGGTTGATGGCTCAGTGGTTCGTTTTGGCGGTAAGACCGTGAAAAACGTTACTGCCTATGATATGGTGAAATTGTTTACCGGTGCGGAGGGTACCCTGGGCATTATTACCGAGATTACAGTTAAACTTATCCCTGCGCCTGAAACCAAAAAATCCATGCTGGCTCACTTTGCTA
This region of Desulforamulus ferrireducens genomic DNA includes:
- a CDS encoding cell division protein FtsA → MAKVIFDENNTIFALDIGTRTVIGVVATFVDGNIKVLAQSMVEHQSRAMLSGQIHDIPKVAQAVQKVKEQLEKKLKVKLHKVAIAAAGRSLKTIRCRVDQETTGELEIDQMQINALELLGVQRAQDSLEQDASQVGKEKYYCVGHSVIGYYLDDFPINNLEGHRGKKIGAEVLATFLPVSVINSLHAVLARVGLEQLYLTLEPIAACEVVIPEQLRLLNLALVDVGAGTSDIAIAKDGTITAYGMVPLAGDGITELIVEGLMVDFLTAESIKRQLYLGKDIHFQDVLGVSMTVSCEQVLQLVEPALEKLAQEITQNILELNGQIPPKSVMCVGGGSQIPTLVERIARKLNLVQQRVVIRNRSNINCLIQDKKKALSGPDGVTVIGIATLAYKKLGQNFVTVSVNGQCFTLFNRNRLNVLQALGMLEFNPRELLGQNGKDLHFTLNGKPKTIFGELAKPAKITVNGHPANLQTLIKDGDVILVEKAVNGRDAAALVEDILAEMMEQRKGQGMPILTLNGEVVAAKTPISPGDSLEIVWWERAEVAAAKEDITEEKQESPQGIPLEVTVNGINIKMEGKREYILIDIFNYYDLDITSFSGQVKIKRNGNDAEYTEVLQNGDNIEISF
- a CDS encoding BlaI/MecI/CopY family transcriptional regulator, whose protein sequence is MRPLPKISDAEWQVMKVIWAESPATANDVIKKLDGVMPWNDKTIKTLLGRLVKKGAISYQKEGRTHVYFPLVSEEECIKEENRSFLKRVYDGALSVMFVNFLEQHKLSPKEIEELKEILDKKQQ
- a CDS encoding YaiI/YqxD family protein, whose protein sequence is MSGKIIVDADACPKTVLAIAQSIGSEFGWELWTVASFNHNIQSPHHITVGNSSQEADMQIINITGKGDIVVTQDWGLAAMVLAKGAGAISPGGKIFRQETIDFLLEEREIKAKYRRGGGRTKGPRKRTPQDDEVFASQLRKLINEYLSQS
- the hcp gene encoding hydroxylamine reductase, producing the protein MFCNQCEQTAKGTGCTVVGVCGKKPEVAALQDLLLHALKGLALYAGEGNKLGIIDREMDRFTVGAIFTTLTNVNFDATRFVPLINQCVQYREVMKEKVAAAGGQVSFADPSASFQPAADLDGLVKQGEEVGLVNDHDAPADIQSLQQILVYGIKGISAYADHARILGQEDDVVYAFIYEGLAALTNKDLGLNDWVGLVLKCGEINLRAMELLDAANTGKFGHPVPTEVPLGHKAGKCILISGHDLQDLANLLEQTEGKGIYVYTHGEMLPTHGYPELKKYKHFYGHYGTAWQNQKKEFAAFPGAILMTTNCIQDPQAYMDNIFTTGMVGWPGVQHVQNGDFGPVIERALAMPGFAEDEDKGSVMVGFARNTVMSVAGKVIEAVENGDIKHFFLVGGCDGAKVGRSYYSEFVEKAPQDTVILTLACGKFRFFDKKLGDIGGIPRLLDVGQCNDAYSAIQIAVALADAFECGVNDLPLSLILSWYEQKAVAILLTLLYLGIKDIRLGPSLPAFITPNVLDVLVKNFNIKPITTPDEDLAAILNK
- a CDS encoding penicillin-binding transpeptidase domain-containing protein encodes the protein MKATKLLFLLLALTLVVGCKPIAESNPTAPPGNTVKNIVDLSNSFNGLTGTLVVKDIQSGQLDIYNEMNSQKRFSPMSSFKIMNSLIALQSGVIQRDNSHKKWDGTKHAAYTAAN